The Thermothelomyces thermophilus ATCC 42464 chromosome 4, complete sequence region GCCCTTGCTGATGACCTCGAAGCCCTCCTGGCGGTACAACTTGCCGTCCTGCGACGGGTGCGACGTGCCGGGGATGCGCTTGAAGACACGCTCGGTCGCATCCGCGAGATCGCTCGACTTCCACCCTTCGGGGAAGTTCTCATCCCAGTCAGCGGGGTGGGGCTGCGATGTAATGTTAGCGGTGCTTGTCCTGGGTTCCAATATAATATCTGGGCGCGTGGACTCGGTTTCTTCTGACGAGAAACCTTACCTTCCACCACAAACCAGCGTTGACAGCGGTGCCACCGCCGAGAACGCAGCCCGCCATCTGGTCGGTATCGGTGCAGGCGATGCCGGCAGAGTCGACCCAGATCTGGTTGCACAGGCCGGGAACGTCGAAGCGGGTAAGGTCGGTGCTCTCGAGCCACTCGGGCTTCATGGTCCCGTTCCACAGGCCGGTCGAAGGGGGTCCCTTCTCGATGAGAAGGACCTTGTGGCCGGCCTCGCTGAGCTTGTCGGCGACGGTGATACCACCGGCGCCGGCACCGACAACGATGTAATCATACGTGTCCTCGGGAGCCGGAACGCACTCCTTGTCGCCGGGGCCAGTGCTGACATGAGTCAGCAACTGTACGCTTTCCCGGATAGAGGAAAAAGAGCACACTTACCCATCGCAGGTGGTCTCGGGCGTGGTCGTGGCCAGCTTAGCCCACTCCTCGTACGAGTCCGAAGTAGCACCCTCAAGCACGGCACCCCACTGTCCGAAACCGTTATCATGGAAACCGAACTCGGCCGTGTCCGGGCACGTGGGGCCCGTCACACCATCCttcgcggcggcgcggccgagGACCAGGTTGCCGTTGCTGGTCGAGACGTTGCCCTTGGTGCCATCCTGGTCCCAGGAGAAGCAGTTTTCGCAGCGGAACAGCACCTCGAAGCTGTCCTCGCTGACCGAGGAGGAGATCTGGGTCAGCTTGGCGTCGCCCGTGTAGAGGCCGGGGAGCGTGTAGCCGGTGGCGTAGCGGAACGACGTGTAGACGGTGTCCTCGCTGGCCCAGGCgaccagcagcagcgcctGCGTCATCTGGCCGGACTGGCCGTGGGAGATACCGCACCAGCTGGGCGAGGCGGGATCGGTGATTTGGCAACGCTGCGAGAGAGGTGAGCCGGAAGCCCCAGTTTGCGGCGCCGCGCTGAACCTACCAGGAGACCAATGTACTCGGTGGCATCCTTTTCCAGCGCGTCCGCGGGGAGGGTCAAGCCAAACGTGAAAGGGGCGCCCTCGGAGGCGGTCCACGTCTTGAATTGGATACCGGTAGCCTCATCGGTGTAGGTCCCCTCGGTCATCTGGGCTGCACATTGCTGCAGTGCTTGGGGGACTATTAGCATCTCCTCAGCATTCACCGGGGGAGACAACGAGAAGGCTCGTTAGGACCACACTTACACAACGTCGCCGCTAGGGCGGTCGCCCCAACGCGGCTGAGTAGCTTCATTGTTCCAACGGAGCCAAGGTTCAGAAAAACTGGTTCCGTAGTTAGGCTGGGCCGAGGAAGGCAAGCACCCGTAATCTCTT contains the following coding sequences:
- a CDS encoding cellobiose dehydrogenase — protein: MKLLSRVGATALAATLSLQQCAAQMTEGTYTDEATGIQFKTWTASEGAPFTFGLTLPADALEKDATEYIGLLRCQITDPASPSWCGISHGQSGQMTQALLLVAWASEDTVYTSFRYATGYTLPGLYTGDAKLTQISSSVSEDSFEVLFRCENCFSWDQDGTKGNVSTSNGNLVLGRAAAKDGVTGPTCPDTAEFGFHDNGFGQWGAVLEGATSDSYEEWAKLATTTPETTCDGTGPGDKECVPAPEDTYDYIVVGAGAGGITVADKLSEAGHKVLLIEKGPPSTGLWNGTMKPEWLESTDLTRFDVPGLCNQIWVDSAGIACTDTDQMAGCVLGGGTAVNAGLWWKPHPADWDENFPEGWKSSDLADATERVFKRIPGTSHPSQDGKLYRQEGFEVISKGLANAGWKEISANEAPSEKNHTYAHTEFMFSGGERGGPLATYLASAAERSNFNLWLNTAVRRAVRSGSKVTGVELECLTDGGFSGTVNLNEGGGVIFSAGAFGSAKLLLRSGIGPEDQLEIVASSKDGETFTPKDEWINLPVGHNLIDHLNTDLIITHPDVVFYDFYAAWDEPITEDKEAYLNSRSGILAQAAPNIGPMMWDQVTPSDGITRQFQWTCRVEGDSSKTNSTHAMTLSQYLGRGVVSRGRMGITSGLSTTVAEHPYLHNNGDLEAVIQGIQNVVDALSQVADLEWVLPPPDGTVADYVNSLIVSPANRRANHWMGTAKLGTDDGRSGGTSVVDLDTKVYGTDNLFVVDASVFPGMSTGNPSAMIVIVAEQAAQRILALRS